From Tepidimicrobium xylanilyticum, the proteins below share one genomic window:
- a CDS encoding ABC transporter ATP-binding protein, which yields MKEIKKLFEFMTGYRKIYLLGMVCIILSQIFSMLSPLVVRTTIDSIIGDEVISSKIMKNIIDLWGGKFFLRNNIWLIGSIIVVITLLRGLFLYFKNTLSSKAAEHTTKKIRDLLYDHIQRLPYEYHIKAETGDLVQRCTSDVETIKRFLSIQLVEVAGSLFMVILVFYIMVSLNVKMALVSTITMPVIFAFAFIFFSKVKIVFQNSDEAEAELTTVLQENLTAVRVVKAFARQDYEIKKFDEKNKEYRNKSQKLINLLAVYWAVSDFLCFLQIGLVLVFGSFWAVRGDISLGTLVAFISYINMLLWPIRQMGRTLTDMGKAVVSVRRIEEILNQPIEILEEKGEKPAIHGNISFEKVWFGYDKANPVLKDISFTVKAGSTLALIGPTGSGKSSLVHLLSRLYDYDKGSIKIDDMELKDIDKKWIRKNVGIVLQEPFLYAKTIRDNIKLADPTIKDDKVYESAKIASVHKDIMSFDKGYDTYVGERGVSLSGGQKQRIAIARTIINNCPIVIFDDSLSAVDTETDIAIRKALKNRQSKSTTIIISHRIATVSEADMILVMDKGRIVQKGSHEELLKEEGLYKRIYQIQNPTEEFMDLNLRT from the coding sequence ATGAAGGAAATAAAAAAATTATTCGAATTTATGACTGGTTACAGAAAGATTTATTTGTTAGGAATGGTATGTATTATCCTCTCTCAAATTTTTAGCATGCTATCTCCCTTAGTAGTTAGAACCACAATAGATTCCATCATTGGGGATGAAGTAATCAGTTCTAAAATAATGAAGAATATTATAGATCTTTGGGGAGGCAAATTTTTCTTAAGGAATAATATATGGTTAATCGGCAGCATCATAGTAGTAATAACCTTATTAAGAGGATTATTCTTATACTTTAAGAATACTTTATCCAGCAAAGCCGCAGAGCATACTACTAAAAAAATTAGAGATTTACTTTATGACCATATACAAAGACTTCCATATGAATACCATATAAAAGCAGAGACGGGTGACCTGGTTCAAAGGTGTACCTCAGATGTGGAAACCATTAAGAGATTTTTATCCATTCAGTTGGTGGAAGTGGCAGGCTCCTTATTTATGGTAATATTGGTCTTTTATATTATGGTTAGCTTAAATGTAAAAATGGCCCTAGTATCTACCATTACCATGCCTGTAATATTTGCTTTTGCGTTTATATTCTTTTCTAAGGTGAAAATCGTCTTTCAAAATTCCGATGAAGCTGAAGCTGAACTAACTACAGTCCTTCAAGAAAATTTAACTGCTGTAAGGGTAGTAAAGGCTTTTGCAAGACAGGATTATGAGATAAAGAAATTTGATGAAAAAAATAAAGAATATAGGAACAAAAGCCAGAAATTAATCAATCTTCTAGCTGTATATTGGGCAGTATCAGATTTTCTCTGTTTTTTGCAAATAGGTTTGGTATTGGTCTTTGGAAGCTTTTGGGCTGTTAGAGGAGATATATCTTTAGGTACTTTAGTAGCTTTTATAAGTTATATAAACATGCTCCTATGGCCCATTAGGCAAATGGGACGAACTCTTACAGATATGGGAAAAGCTGTAGTCTCTGTAAGGCGTATTGAAGAAATATTAAACCAACCCATAGAAATATTAGAGGAAAAGGGAGAAAAACCTGCTATTCATGGTAATATCTCCTTTGAAAAGGTTTGGTTTGGATATGACAAAGCTAATCCTGTGCTAAAGGACATATCTTTTACAGTAAAAGCTGGCAGCACCCTAGCCCTAATTGGACCTACTGGATCAGGAAAAAGTTCATTGGTCCATCTACTGTCTAGGCTATACGATTATGATAAAGGTTCTATAAAAATTGATGACATGGAATTGAAGGACATAGATAAAAAGTGGATTAGAAAAAATGTAGGAATAGTCCTTCAAGAACCCTTTTTATATGCGAAGACCATTAGAGATAACATTAAACTGGCAGATCCTACTATTAAAGATGATAAGGTTTATGAATCTGCAAAGATTGCTAGTGTTCACAAAGATATAATGTCCTTCGACAAAGGCTATGATACCTACGTAGGAGAAAGAGGAGTATCACTATCTGGAGGACAAAAACAAAGAATAGCTATAGCTAGAACTATTATTAACAACTGTCCTATTGTGATATTTGACGATTCTTTATCAGCTGTAGACACAGAAACGGATATTGCTATTAGAAAAGCTTTAAAAAATAGACAGAGTAAATCTACCACGATAATAATATCCCACAGAATTGCTACAGTATCCGAAGCAGATATGATTTTAGTCATGGACAAAGGCAGAATAGTCCAAAAGGGAAGCCATGAGGAATTGTTAAAGGAAGAGGGATTGTATAAAAGAATTTATCAGATTCAAAATCCCACTGAAGAATTCATGGACCTAAATCTTAGAACATAA